The Leadbetterella byssophila DSM 17132 DNA window AGCCACATTCACATACACCTCCAGTATACGCTGCTTTCCCCAAATAAGCTCTATAAGTGCAGTAAAATACACCTCTAAGGCCTTTCTTAAATAGCTTCTGCCTTGCCACAGAAATACATTTTTTGCTACTTGTTGGCTAATGGTACTAGCACCTCTCACTTTTTTACCTTTCTGATTATTGACATATGCCTTTTGTAAGGCTTTAATATCGAATCCCCAATGTACAGGAAAGTTTTGATCTTCCGCTGCAACTGCCGCCAGATGCATTTCTCTGGAAACCTTATGGTAAGACCTCCACTTGTAATGGATCTTTGAATCTTTACCCTCAGCTATGGCACTGACCTTTCGGTCTAACATGGTCCAGGTAAAAGGAATGGGCAAAAACTTAAACAGCAAAACACCTCCTATTGAAAAGGCAAAGAAGTAGAAAATAATCTTACTGAGAAGTCTGCGAATCTTTCTCATATGGTTCTAATTAAAAAGGTCTACTAAAAAGCAGACCTTCTTTTAAAATATATTGGCAATATTAATTAACCTACTGAACCTTCCAAGGAAACGGCTAGAAGTTTTTGCGCTTCCACCGCAAATTCCATAGGTAATTGATTCAAAACTTCTTTAGCATAACCGTTAATGATCAAGGCTACGGCCGTTTCAGTATCAATACCTCTTTGATTACAATAGAACAATTGATCTTCTCCTATTTTTGAGGTAGTAGCCTCATGTTCTACATTTGCCGTAGGGTTATTACACTCAATATATGGGAAAGTGTGCGCACCACAACGGTCACCTAGTAACATGGAGTCACACTGGGAGAAGTTTCTGGCATTATCTGCACGTTTAGAAATTTCTACCAATCCTCTATAAGAGTTTTGACTTCTACCCGCAGAAATACCTTTGGAAACGATTCTACTACGGGTATTCTTACCGATGTGAATCATCTTCGTACCGGTATCTGCTTGCTGGAAGTTATTCGTAACGGCTACTGAATAGAATTCTCCAATAGAATTATCCCCTTTCAAGATCACAGAAGGATACTTCCAAGTTACTGCAGAACCCGTTTCTACCTGAGTCCAGGATATTTTAGAACGATCTCCAAAGCAAAGACCTCTCTTCGTCACGAAGTTAAATACTCCACCTTTTCCTTCTTTATCTCCAGGATACCAGTTTTGTACAGTAGAATACTTCACTTCTGCATTTTCATGGGCAAAGATCTCCACTACCGCAGCGTGCAATTGGTTCTCATCTCTCATCGGAGCGGTACAACCCTCCAAGTAGCTTACATAAGCACCTTCATCAGCGATGATCAAGGTACGCTCAAACTGACCCGTTCCCGCAGCGTTAATACGGAAATAAGTAGAGAGTTCCATAGGGCAACGAACGCCTTTTGGAATATAACAGAAGGATCCGTCAGAGAATACGGCCGAGTTCAGAGCAGAATAGAAATTATCCTTCACCGGAACTACAGAACCTAAATATTTCTTCACTAAATCAGGATATTCCTTGATAGCTTCAGATATAGAACAGAAGATAATCCCTTTTTCAGCTAATTCAGCTCTGAAGGTAGTGGCCACTGACACAGAGTCAATAACGGCATCCACTGCTACTCCGGAGATTCTTTTTTGCTCACTAAGAGAAATCCCAAGCTTTTCAAAAGTCTTCCTCAATTCAGGATCCACTTCGTCCAAACTATTCAGTTTCTTTTGTTGTTTAGGAGCAGAATAGTATTTGATAGCCTGAAAATCAGGTTTTTCATAGGTAACATTCGCCCAGTTAGGCTCCGTCATCTTTTCCCATTCTCTATACGCCTTCAATCTCCATTCTAACATCCATTCCGGTTCATTCTTTTTTGCAGAAATAAACCTAACGATGTCTTCGCTTAAGCCCGGAGGGGCTTCATCCGCCTCTATATCCGTATAAAATCCGTACTTGTACTCGGAGGAGGTGATTTCCTCCAATATATCTGTATCTTTACTCATATTCACAGTCCATTACTCTTTCCTAACAAGCATTTGGAGAAATACGTTTCTAATCTCCGCATTTTTCTTACTTGAATTCAGAAAAGGTCAATTCAATCTTGTTTACGTTCAAAGAATTTGTAGGAACTTGATTAATAGCACCCGAAAAAGTACTGTTTTTCAGTTCTTTAATATCTAATACTACATTATTAAAACTTCTGCCTAATAATGAAATTTCTGCCAATTTGATCTGAAGAGGTTCCTTATTGAACTGCCATACATCTTCAATTCTATCAACCTCAGAACATTTTACCCCGGTATCTTCCAAAAGATAGGTACCTTCCTTTCTTAAAGTTAGTTCATTATCACCCAGACAGCGATTAGCACTATTGTGAATCAAATCCACTTCAGCACCGGAAGAATATGCGATAGCTTTCGTTAATCTCCATTTTTTCTCACCCGTACCGGTCAATCTTTCCAATGGTGCACCCTCATTATCCGGATCATCTTTATCACATGCCCAGATTCCCGCGATTAGTACGAAAGCAAATAGTATCTTTTTCATTTGTTTTGTTGGATTAAAATTTCTTCAGCAGCTGTTCTGGAAGCTTCTTTAACTCCCAGTGTTCTTATGATTTCTGCATATTCATCTAACTGCTTTTGTCTTGATTTATTATCAAACAATAGTTTTTTAAGCTCAGTTAAGGTCTTCTCCGCCGTATAATCACTTTGAATCAGCTCCTTTACCACCTCTTTATCAGCCACTAAATTCACCAAAGATATAAACTTAATCTTTACTAATAGTTTAGCTATGGCATATGTAACAGGATTTGTCTTATAAACCACTACCTGAGGAACCTTAAACAATGCCGTTTCCAATGTAGCGGTTCCGGAAGTCACTACGGCAGCACTGGCTATGCTTAATAGATCATACGTCTTTCCATACACCAGTTCAAAGTTGCCACCCTTTGATCTATAAAAATCTTCAGAAAAACTACTCACTCCGGCAACGATAAAAGTATAATCCTCCACCTGCTTGCTGATCTCTGCCATGGTTTCTAGCATGGCTTCAATCTCCTGCATCCTACTACCCGGTAAAAGTGCTACCACCTTTTTACCTTCCCACTTCTTCAGGAATGCTCCATCTGCCTCATACTTACGGATGGCATCAAAAAGTGGATTTCCCACATATTTCACATTCACCCCAAATTCTTTGAAGAAAGGAACTTCAAAGGGGAAAATAGCTAAGGTCAGGTCCGTCAACGTTCTAAGCTTATGTGCTCTACTCCTGTTCCAAGCCCATGCTTTAGGTGGAATATAATATACTACCTTATAACCTTTGCTCTTTGCCCAGGAGGCTAACCTCAAATTAAATCCTGCATAATCTACTAAAACCAAAACGTCTGGTGCGAATGCATCAATCTGTGCCTTTGCACTCTCCATAAAACCTTTGATCTTTCCCAGATTTTTGAGGACCTCCACAAAGCCCATGATAGCTAATTCTTCATAATCCTGTAGAACCTCCACACCGGCAGCCCTCATTTGGTCTCCACCCCAGCCTTGCATTTGCACCTCTGGGTGAATATCCTTTAAAGCCGCTGCCAGATTACCTGCATGCAGGTCTCCGGAACGTTCTCCACAGATGATAAAGCATTTCATCAATGACCAAAGTATTCTACGTAGTGATTTGCCGTCTCAGTTAACTTGATCTTATATAAATCTACACCGTGCTTTTGCTTGATGGCAGGTTTCAAAATATCCCAGATGGCTATGGCAAAGTTCTCAGTAGTAGGTAGTTTACCCGCAAGAAATGCCACATCCTCATTCAAATAGGTGTGATCTACCTTGGAGATAACCTCTTCTCTCATAGTCCTACTTAGAGCTTTGAGATCCACCACAAATCCGGTATCCTCCGCCACCTCTCCAATGACAGTAACAAACAACTCCCAATTATGACCGTGCACCTTAGAGCATGGACCAAAAACCTCATAATTCTTCTCCTCTGACCATTTTGGATTAAACAGGCGGTGCGCCGCGTTAAAGGTCTCTCTCCTAGTAATTTGTATCATCACTGTTTCGTTCAAGTCACAAAATTACCCTCAAAACCCAGAAACCACAACATTATTATCTGTAATTTAAGATCAAACCAAGGTTTTTCAGCCCAAAAAAACTTTTAAATTCATTTTAATTTCCCTTAAAATTATATTAAATTTACTATTTAGGGCCATTTGTTACCTCTTGCTCCCCTTACCTTTGTGGTCTAAACCAATAACCCGGAGCATTTTTATATCGCCACACTACCCTATTTTGGCTCTCTCCGGTAAGAATCCAAATGAAGAAAATTATTTTATTATGGGGTTTTGCCCTCCCATTTCTCGCATGTAAGGAAGAAGTTAAAGATGACACCGGTCTGTCTCTACCCGTTAAATCCCTTAAAAAAGACTCTGCAGTCACTACCTTCACATATCTAGGTGCCATAGAAGGGAAAGTTAACGTAGAAATACGTCCGCAGGTAGAAGGCATCTTAGAAAAAATCTATATTGATGAAGGTGATTTTGTTAAAGCAGGCCAACCTATATTCCTGATAAACGAACTGCCTTATCAGGAGCAAGTTAAGAATGCTCGTGCTAATGTAGAAGTGGAACGCGCCCGACTACGAAACGCAGAAATTGAGCTTGATAGATTACAACCGCTAGTAGACCATGAGGTCATCTCAGACGTCCAACTAAAAACCGCCCAATCTCACCTAGAAGTGGCAAAAGCCTCATTAGCCAGAGCACAAGCTCAAGAAGCTACAGCCAGAATCAACATGGGCTTTACCACTATTAAAGCCCCCGTAAATGGATATATAGGAAGGATTCCTAAGAGAATAGGCAACTTAGTAGCAAAGAACGATAACCAACCTATCACTGTCTTATCTGACATAGAAGAGGTATACGTTTACTTTACCTTAAGTGAATCTGATTACCTGTTCTATAAAAAGATGAGCTCAGATTCTACCGCCAAAAGAATCAATCCAAACGTAAAATTGGTTTTGGCTGATGGCTCTATCTATGAATACACGGGAAAGATTGATGCTGACGCTGGTCAAGTGAACCGATCTACAGGGGCTATATCTCTTAGAGCTACCTTCCCGAACCCCAAGAAATTACTTCGTTCCGGAAACTCTGCCAAGATCTTGATGGAACAATACCACCCTAACGTTTTATTGATTCCTCAAGTGGCCACTTCTGCCATCCAGGACAGAACTTTCGTCTTCCGTCTTTTACCGGACAACACTGTAGAACGCGTATTAGTGGAGATTGAAGGTAAAGCAGGCAAGAACTATATTGTTTCTGACGGAACCTTAAAACCTAATGACAGAATTGTTACATCAGGACTGGACAAGTTAACTGATGGTGTAAAAGTGAACCCCATGGGTGAAAAACAAATACTAAGTCAGAAATTACCTTAATTCCACATGTTTAAGTATATTTTGAAGCGGCCGGTGCTGGCTTCAGTGATATCACTATTGATATTGATATCCGGAGCCATTTCTATCCTGCGCCTTCCCGTATCCCGTTTCCCGGACATTGCCCCGCCCAGCGTAAGCATTAGTGTTTCTTATCCCGGAGGAAATGCAGAAACAGTCGCAAAATCCGTACTACTTCCTCTGGAAGAGGCAGTAAACGGAGTAGAAAACATGACCTATATTAAATCCTCTGCCAATAATTCCGGTTCAGGAACCATATCCGTTTTCTTCAAACCCGGAACAGATCCGGATATAGCAGCGGTTAACGTACAAAATAGCATCTCTAGAGCCGTCAACCAAATCCCCGCTGAGGTAAATGAAGCAGGTATTTCTGTAGTAAAAAGACAGAGTGGTAGTATCATGACCATAAACGTCTTTGCTGACAAAACGGATGGCCCTTATGATGAAACTTTCCTTCAGGCCTATGCCAGAATCAATCTGATTCGTGAGATTTTGAGAGTGGAAGGAGTGGCACAAGCTACCCTCTTGGGAGGCAGGGATTACTCC harbors:
- the sufB gene encoding Fe-S cluster assembly protein SufB — translated: MSKDTDILEEITSSEYKYGFYTDIEADEAPPGLSEDIVRFISAKKNEPEWMLEWRLKAYREWEKMTEPNWANVTYEKPDFQAIKYYSAPKQQKKLNSLDEVDPELRKTFEKLGISLSEQKRISGVAVDAVIDSVSVATTFRAELAEKGIIFCSISEAIKEYPDLVKKYLGSVVPVKDNFYSALNSAVFSDGSFCYIPKGVRCPMELSTYFRINAAGTGQFERTLIIADEGAYVSYLEGCTAPMRDENQLHAAVVEIFAHENAEVKYSTVQNWYPGDKEGKGGVFNFVTKRGLCFGDRSKISWTQVETGSAVTWKYPSVILKGDNSIGEFYSVAVTNNFQQADTGTKMIHIGKNTRSRIVSKGISAGRSQNSYRGLVEISKRADNARNFSQCDSMLLGDRCGAHTFPYIECNNPTANVEHEATTSKIGEDQLFYCNQRGIDTETAVALIINGYAKEVLNQLPMEFAVEAQKLLAVSLEGSVG
- a CDS encoding 6-pyruvoyl trahydropterin synthase family protein; this encodes MIQITRRETFNAAHRLFNPKWSEEKNYEVFGPCSKVHGHNWELFVTVIGEVAEDTGFVVDLKALSRTMREEVISKVDHTYLNEDVAFLAGKLPTTENFAIAIWDILKPAIKQKHGVDLYKIKLTETANHYVEYFGH
- a CDS encoding efflux RND transporter periplasmic adaptor subunit; translated protein: MKKIILLWGFALPFLACKEEVKDDTGLSLPVKSLKKDSAVTTFTYLGAIEGKVNVEIRPQVEGILEKIYIDEGDFVKAGQPIFLINELPYQEQVKNARANVEVERARLRNAEIELDRLQPLVDHEVISDVQLKTAQSHLEVAKASLARAQAQEATARINMGFTTIKAPVNGYIGRIPKRIGNLVAKNDNQPITVLSDIEEVYVYFTLSESDYLFYKKMSSDSTAKRINPNVKLVLADGSIYEYTGKIDADAGQVNRSTGAISLRATFPNPKKLLRSGNSAKILMEQYHPNVLLIPQVATSAIQDRTFVFRLLPDNTVERVLVEIEGKAGKNYIVSDGTLKPNDRIVTSGLDKLTDGVKVNPMGEKQILSQKLP
- the mtgA gene encoding monofunctional biosynthetic peptidoglycan transglycosylase, which produces MRKIRRLLSKIIFYFFAFSIGGVLLFKFLPIPFTWTMLDRKVSAIAEGKDSKIHYKWRSYHKVSREMHLAAVAAEDQNFPVHWGFDIKALQKAYVNNQKGKKVRGASTISQQVAKNVFLWQGRSYLRKALEVYFTALIELIWGKQRILEVYVNVAEMGPNTFGAEAASQRFFGKPASHLTRAEAARLAAVLPSPVKWSAAKPGPYVTRRSGVIQKYMRALGGFKYIEGLRKF
- the lpxB gene encoding lipid-A-disaccharide synthase: MKCFIICGERSGDLHAGNLAAALKDIHPEVQMQGWGGDQMRAAGVEVLQDYEELAIMGFVEVLKNLGKIKGFMESAKAQIDAFAPDVLVLVDYAGFNLRLASWAKSKGYKVVYYIPPKAWAWNRSRAHKLRTLTDLTLAIFPFEVPFFKEFGVNVKYVGNPLFDAIRKYEADGAFLKKWEGKKVVALLPGSRMQEIEAMLETMAEISKQVEDYTFIVAGVSSFSEDFYRSKGGNFELVYGKTYDLLSIASAAVVTSGTATLETALFKVPQVVVYKTNPVTYAIAKLLVKIKFISLVNLVADKEVVKELIQSDYTAEKTLTELKKLLFDNKSRQKQLDEYAEIIRTLGVKEASRTAAEEILIQQNK